The sequence actaaccacaatcaaaacgtagatgaacaaatagagattaacaaccaattcaaactatattaatataaagACCAAGTCATCCCCAACGGGTTTCACCAAAACCTTAGATTaaagtatttagctactcatgacaacgtaagaataaactatgaaaatattcataatggaaaattgcaagaaaaatagaagagaataagaactatgatgttttgggtgatctctcacacttgttcttcttgcaaaaataatctcaaaattagccCCCATTTCTCTTGGGCGAGTTTCCTACATCTTATAAAGGTTTTACAAAAGTTTTCCCGAATTGACACTTTGGCCCCTTAAATTTCTGGATTGTGAACATGCCGCCGCGGAGAACACTGACTCCAACCGCCGTACGAACCGCGGTGGCAACCGCGGTGAGTATGTTGGGCCTTTTTGTCTCCGCGTTCCTTCTCTTTTTGCTCTTTTGTGTTTGAGTACTTCTTGAGTGGGTGTTTTCTTCACGTTATTGCCTCTAAACACTTCATGTTGCTACCTCATATCTTATATTCCCTGTGAAACCAAatatcattaattaaagcattttattgacaacttacattataaaacaacaacaaaacatggACAATTATGATGTAAATAACAACTATATTGCCTATTATCACATATCCTCTATATTCAGTTTTCTGTACCATTCCATTCACAATTTCACATCCATTTCATCTATAGCCACAAGTAGTGATAGTGTCAATTAAATCTTCTTCGTTGCAAAATTGTATTGTGCTAATGGAATAAAAATGAAATCCTTTGATTATATATAAACTGttcaatctccttgatataagtAAAAATTCTAGTGACTGTGAAAAAGCGCACAGACAGAGACAAATTACCGGTGCAGAAGGCTCGACGGTTACGGTGATGGCGGCGGCGACGGTGGTTAACTGATGAAAAGAGCAGAGAAAACCTCGAGAGCTCGTTAATTTGAACTTCTTTTTTTCCGGCGTTAATTCCAATTGATGTTTTTTTATTTCCAAGAATTCGAATTGATGTCTAATTGCTGCAATTttgattttgttaaaaaaaattatttcgaaAACTTGTTTTATTTAAGGACCAAAACAACCCAAATAACCTCTCCAATACCTAATGGACTAGTTGTAATTGtgtagaatatttttttttataaaagtaaatattATTTCGAAAACTTGTTTTATTTAAGGACCAACCCAACCCAAATAACGTGTTCAATACCTAATAGACTAGTTGTAATTgttttagaatattttttttttgataaaagtAAATATTGCCTTATTGAACAAAGTTGAAGTTAATTTCATATATAATCACGAAATTCCATCCATTACTAATGgcaaaataagaaaattatttgTTACACCCATTAAAATGAGTGAAGTATGTGTGAATTatccaataaatacaataattagaAAGTCAAAATTTTGATGTCCAGCTATGATACATTACTAGGTATACTTATCGATATTTTAACAGATCaagctaaatcctaaattcaagataCTACAAGATGACTCTTAAAATTTTAGGAGACTACTCTACCCTAACCCTAAGTCACTCATATAAAAAGGGTTACACGTTCCCTTAACAAAGGCATCTCAAAAATAAAGATCATCTCGAAAATCGTATAAACTCACGGGATATTCGCAAAGAGATCAAGAAGTGGCCGGATAATTCTTGATAATCAAATACTTCAAGAAGATTCACAACACACTTCATGATCCATGAAAGCCTGCATCATCCTATGCTCGAGAAATACACTGCTCTAGCCCTCGAATCACAGAGATAATcaggagagaagaatcaaggaAACAAACAGAATTGAACCCGCCATTTTAtcaataaaactatattttttcatatttatattgtggttgtaatttattttttatcACAAATAATCCGTTGATAACAAATTGACACGCCTAGTAGGACCAGTTctgcccttcatctcttcctcctcTAAATCGAAAACTACAACTTCCAAAATTATCTGTTGCGATAATCGGGTACTTCAAGTCTCGTCTTCAAGTTTTGACAAGCCTACACCCCGACAAACCTTGAAGTAGGGGCATTTGTAGACATCAAAATTTTAACGGATCaagctaaatcctaaattcaagataCTACAAGACGACTCTTAAAATTctaggagtctattagggtttCTTGGAGGCTACTCTACCGAAACTCTATCTTGGTGGCTACTCTACCCTAACCCTAAGTCACACATATAAAAAGGGTTACACGTTCCCTTAACAAAGGCATCTCAAAAATGGATATCATCTCGAAAATCCCATAAACTCACGGgatattcacaaagagatcaagAAGTGGCCGGATAATTCTTGATAATCAAATACTTCAAGAAGATCCACAACATACTTCATGGATATCAAACAAATCCATTAAAGCCCGCATCATCCTACGTTCGAGAAATACACTGCTCTagccctcgaatcacggagaTAATCAGGATAGAAGAATTAAGGGAACAAACAGAATTGTAGCCGCatcattttatcaataaaattatgtttcttcataattATTGTAGACACTGAAATTTTAGCAGATCAAGATAAATCTTAAATTCAAGACAACTCTtgaaatattaggagtctattagggcTACTTGGTGGCTACTCCACCCAAACCCTAATTCATGCCTATAAATAAGGCTACATATGTCCTTCAAAGAGGATCTCAGCAATTCCATAAACTCTCGAAATATGTACAAAAAGTTCAAATATGAGATATCCGAAATTCCATGAAACTCTTGGAATATTCATTAAGAGATCAAAAacatgtcaaatatgtcttgctTAAAGTTCTACGTTCGAGAAATATGCCGCTAAGACCCTTGAATCACGTAGAATAAATCGGAAGaaagaatcaagggataaacagagttgtaacctacaatgtttatcaataaaatccttttttctttgttgttgttgttgtttgtgatTGCAATTTCTTTTTCTGTCCTAATTTATTGCAAACAAATTGGTACGCCGAGTGGGACTAGTTctgcccttcatctcttcctcttgCAAATCGAAAACTACAAGTTTTAAGATTATCTATTGTGATGGTCGGGTACTTCAAGTCTCGTCTTCAAGTATCAGCAAGCCTACACCTCGATAAACCTTaaagtagggggcatttgtagacaCTGAAATTTTAGCAGATCAAGATAAATCCTGAATTCAAGACAATTCTtgaaatattaggagtctattagaGTTACTTGGTGGCTACTCCACTCAAACCCTAATTCATGCCTATAAATAAGGCTACATATGTCCTTCAAAGAGGATCTCAGCAATTCCATAAACTCTCGGAATATGCACAAAAAGATCAAATATGAGATCTCTGAAATTCCATGAAACTCTTGGAATATTCATTAAGAGATCAAagacatgtcaaatatgtcttgctCATACGTTCGAGAAATATGCCGTTAAGGCCCTCGAATCACGTAGAATAAATCGGAGggaagaatcaagggataaacagAGTCATAACCTACAATGTTCATCAATAGAATCCTTTTTTCTTTATAATTGTTTGTGATTGCAATTTCTTTTTCTGCACTAATTTATTGCAAacaattatattgttgttgcaatttatttttgtatcacaaataattcgttgATTAAAGCTTTGTCATTCTGTAAATTTtatgttaaaaaataaaagtaaaaaattatCGAATAAAAATTTTATCTGACAATatctaaaacaaaaataattacaaatatcTATAAAAAAAGAACTTATTGCATATAGGTCGTCCAgtacaataaaaatttcaaattcaaccCCTCTCTGCGTTGTAATCATTCTAACgaatgaaatataaaataaaaaaaacttttgttTCATTAAATGTTTTAATTTCACAGTAGCGAACAACAATGAAAGAATTGCAGGTCACATGACAAGCTCCTACGGATTCAAGAGTCCAAATTTACaagatattttatattttttttagcttGAGGAACGTCAAGGAGATTATTCTTAAGAATATTTTTACCACACAATGAATAATATAACTAAGTATATCTCCCAGGATTTAATGAATTTTGTCAATTATAAACcgaaaacaaaaataacataatttTAAAAAGAGAAAGCCAAATCTAGGAGAGATGGGAGGAAAAGTAAGGAATTAAAGGAATCCATCTTTCGTTATCCaaaatattatgtatatataggTGTCGGGGGCGTAGCCAACTGCCGGCTATGGGTTTCAGCCGAATCCAGTAGCTTTGGTTCAAACattgtaattattttttaaaattcattaaTTATGTACAAATATAACCCCAGTAACTCAAAAGGATCAGAATCTCAAACCTATAAATTTGAAATCATAGCTCTGCCTTTGATAGTTGTTACTCTACTGAGTAATTTTTACTAGGTATTTCACGGTTAATTTGACCATTTCAAGAGTAAAGATTAATCTTTCATAAAGCCTATAGTGACTTACTCACTGGTTTGACTTCTTTAGATGTAAAGAAAAATAAGTACGAAAAAACATGGGGCGAACAAAGAAATTAGGGtacatttgcatctatacccgctttttgtgtcacattttaacttgtgccgactttgcaaaaaaaattgcaaccGTACCCGCTTTTCCGCATAACTTCAGCACacagggctgaagtagcaaagacaatcatgcaaaacttcagcattctagtagccgggcctgaagttcagctctagagctgaagtttttgttttgtaactggcgaactttagctctagagctgaagtttttgtgttgtaactggaaaacttcagctccagagctgaaatttttgtattgtaactgggaaacttccgctttaaagctgaagtttttgtgttgtaatattttgtttaaattttaaaattatgtaTTGTATACtaatttataatatatacaaTCTGTAATATATCAAACAAAATATTAACTAATCCTTGCATACCAATTCATGTATTAGTCATTACTAATGGATTACTGTTTCTTCCAGTTCAAATAGAGAAGATAACGTCGAAGCAGAAAAGCTTCAGATTTATAGGAAGACAGTAcaagaattaatatttaaaaaggcaaaggaaaatcaAATATGGCATACGAGATGGTCGTCCTCTTGCttgctctagagctgaagtttttgtgttgtaactgggaaacttcagctctagagctgaagtttttgtgttgtaatattttgtttaaattttaaaattatgtaTTGTATACTAATTTATAATGTATACAATCTGTAATATATTAAACAAAATACTAAATAATCCTCGCATACCGATTCATGTATTAGTCACTACTAATAGATTACTGTTTCATCCAGTTCAATAGAGAAGATAACGTCGAAGCAGAAAAGCTTCAGATTTATAGGAAGACAGTAGaagaattaatatttaaaaaggcaaaggaaaatcaAATATGGCATACGGGATGGTCGTCCTCTTGCTTGACAACTCAGTCAATTGCTTGTTTGCATATTTCAGCTATTTATttcagaagaaaaagaaaacgaaggaggaggagaaggaggagaaaggggctaaagttattttaaaagtgggtacaagttaaaagttttttaaaaaatgggtataggttaaatgggggcgaccaaataggacgtcccgtgcaatttttacagaaaTTAGTAGGCAAATTTTTGGGACATGAACAGCCAAGGCAGAATTACCCCACCGGTCCACCCTACATAAGTTGAAAAATAGACCCAAAAAAGGTGAATTTATAGGATCGAAATAGGAGAAGTTAGGGGAGGTGAAAAAATTTGTAATTGATATGAAATTATAATGTTTAATGAATACTCATGCCTTTTGGCTATTTTAATATAACACATAAATGTTTGTATCTGATATGAAATCATGATCTTTAATGAAGAGTCATGTCTTTTGGGTTTTCAATATGGCACGTAATAAATGGAAGATAtaggaagaaaagccaaaaattgagaaaaaagtaTACTTAAATGATTTTATTGGCTTTGGAAAGTACCAAGTAACCTCTCACATGACCAATTTCATATATTATTGTTGAGATGAAGAAGATAACAGCTGGTGATAACTATGAATCTCACAGCTTAGTGGGTGAGCAAGGCATAGGATGACAGCTATGTAATGTTAGCTTAGTTAGTTAATAGCCAATAGGTTAAgttatatagattagatttgtaaATGATTCAGTAGTCTTTCTAATACAATTGAGGGCTCCCTTCTAGAACCGactttctcctcttcttcttcgatAAATCCAGTAGCTCAAATCTCACACTTCAATGGCGTGagttaacatggtatcagatcTTGAGTGGATCAATTAGAGCTCAATTTGATTTCTTACCCTCTGAGCTTGGAGAAACTGATTTCGTTCAAATCGAAGGCAGTCAATTATTTTTCAGAAGTTTTGAAGTTCAACAATGGCGACGCTAGACATTGATAACCCTAGACATCCATTATTTCTACAGTCGTCAGACAATCATAGTAATGTAATCCTCTCAATTCAGCTGAAAGGAACAAAGAATTTTTCAGTTTGGAGCAAAGCGATGGTGATTGCATTGCGAGCAAAGTGAAAGCTAAGATTCATTGACGGAACTTGTACGAAATGTCAATTCACTGAGGATTTAGAAGAGGACTGGGAGCGAGTCAATGCAGCAGTCCTAACATGGATCATAAACACTGTTTTACTAGAATTGAATACTGGTATCGTTTATGCTGATAATGCTCATGAAGTCTGGCTAAATTTAGAGGATCGTTTCAACAAAGTTAACGGTTCTAGAGTCTATAACCTTCAGCGAGAGATAACCACAATTTCTCAAGGTACTTCTAGCATTTCTGTTTATCATTCTAGGCTGAAATCTCTATG is a genomic window of Nicotiana tabacum cultivar K326 chromosome 16, ASM71507v2, whole genome shotgun sequence containing:
- the LOC142170453 gene encoding uncharacterized protein LOC142170453; translated protein: MATLDIDNPRHPLFLQSSDNHSNVILSIQLKGTKNFSVWSKAMDLEEDWERVNAAVLTWIINTVLLELNTGIVYADNAHEVWLNLEDRFNKVNGSRVYNLQREITTISQGTSSISVYHSRLKSLWDEYGSLIPSLPVTARTKDFIEHLDQQKLFQFLMGLNELWSY